One Accipiter gentilis chromosome 25, bAccGen1.1, whole genome shotgun sequence genomic region harbors:
- the GLRX5 gene encoding glutaredoxin-related protein 5, mitochondrial encodes MSGVVRAAWRLGAAAAAAGGRAGRPLSQAAGGGGGAEAEGGGNSSGSGGSGSREAVERLVRAHPVVVFMKGSPAQPLCGFSNAVVQILRLHGVEDYRAHDVLQDPDLRQGIKNYSNWPTIPQVYLNGEFVGGCDILLQMHQNGDLVEELKKLGIRSALLDAEKDQDKK; translated from the exons ATGAGCGGGGTGGTGCGTGCGGCCTGGCGGttgggcgccgccgccgccgccgcggggggccgggccgggcggccgctGAGCCaggcggccggcgggggcggcggggccgaggcCGAGGGCGGCGGCaacagcagcggcagcggcggctcgGGGTCGCGGGAGGCGGTGGAGCGGCTGGTGCGGGCGCACCCGGTGGTGGTGTTCATGAAGGGCAGCCCGGCGCAGCCCCTCTGCGGCTTCAGCAACGCCGTCGTGCAGATCCTGCGCCTGCACGGCGTGGAGGACTACCGCGCCCACGACGTCCTACAGGACCCCGACCTCCGCCAAG gAATAAAAAACTACTCTAACTGGCCTACCATCCCACAAGTATACCTCAATGGTGAATTTGTTGGTGGCTGTGATATACTCCTCCAGATGCATCAGAATGGAGATCTTGTAGAAGAGCTGAAGAAGCTAGGAATCCGTTCAGCGCTTCTGGATGCAGAAAAAGACCAAGACAAAAAGtaa